In candidate division KSB1 bacterium, the following are encoded in one genomic region:
- the pyk gene encoding pyruvate kinase, which translates to MPILRRTKIVCTIGPATDSPEMLAALMDAGMNVARLNFSHGTRDEHQQRIKRLLEIAARKKLPIAILQDLSGPKLRTGVMTAPVFLKSGDIFILTNREVPGDAREVSTSYRDLPSHVKLGDSILLADGAIQLQVIDKNETDLRCRVIDGGALSAKKGINLPQTSLPIPALTEKDKIDLEFGLDAGVDYVALSFVREANDIQRVKEVMAAKKRTAPIIAKIEKHEALQKIDAIIEAADGVMIARGDLAVETPLENVPLVQKEIIKKCNRVGKPVITATQMLKSMVEEPRPTRAEANDVANAVLDGTDAVMLSEETAVGKYPVQAVQVMDKILRTTEAVLPPRESIVDENLEHPTIAEAVSHAVVSMAHYLKVAAILTPTRSGSTARLISRFRPQAPIIATSYRLETVHWLSLVWGVHPLYNPEPHDNSDDLIARCKSEALSTGLVKAGDTVLITAGVPPSEQSTTNLIKVEVI; encoded by the coding sequence ATGCCCATCCTGCGCCGAACGAAAATTGTTTGCACCATCGGCCCGGCCACGGATTCGCCGGAAATGCTGGCAGCGTTGATGGACGCCGGCATGAACGTCGCGCGCCTCAATTTTTCACACGGAACGCGCGACGAGCATCAACAGCGGATCAAGCGCCTGCTCGAGATCGCGGCGCGGAAAAAACTGCCCATCGCGATCTTGCAGGATTTGAGCGGGCCAAAATTGCGCACCGGTGTGATGACGGCCCCGGTGTTTTTGAAATCCGGCGATATTTTCATTCTCACCAATCGGGAGGTGCCGGGCGACGCCCGTGAAGTTTCGACAAGCTATCGCGATCTGCCGAGCCACGTAAAACTCGGTGACAGCATTTTGCTTGCCGACGGTGCGATTCAACTGCAGGTTATCGACAAGAACGAAACCGACTTGCGCTGCCGGGTGATCGATGGTGGCGCGCTCAGCGCAAAAAAAGGCATCAATCTGCCGCAAACTTCGCTGCCGATTCCGGCTTTGACGGAAAAAGACAAAATCGATTTGGAATTTGGCCTCGACGCCGGCGTCGATTATGTGGCGCTGTCGTTCGTGCGCGAAGCGAATGATATTCAGCGCGTCAAGGAGGTGATGGCGGCGAAAAAGCGCACGGCGCCGATCATCGCCAAAATCGAGAAGCACGAAGCGCTGCAAAAGATCGACGCGATTATCGAGGCCGCCGACGGTGTCATGATCGCGCGCGGTGATCTCGCGGTCGAAACCCCGTTGGAAAATGTACCGCTGGTGCAAAAGGAGATTATCAAAAAATGCAACCGTGTTGGCAAGCCGGTGATCACGGCGACGCAAATGCTCAAATCGATGGTTGAAGAGCCGCGGCCGACACGCGCCGAGGCGAACGACGTGGCCAACGCCGTGCTGGACGGCACCGATGCGGTGATGCTTTCCGAAGAAACGGCCGTCGGAAAATATCCGGTGCAAGCCGTGCAAGTCATGGACAAAATTTTGCGCACGACGGAAGCCGTATTGCCTCCGCGCGAAAGTATTGTCGACGAAAATCTGGAGCATCCAACTATTGCGGAAGCCGTAAGCCACGCCGTCGTGTCCATGGCGCATTATTTAAAAGTGGCGGCGATTCTGACGCCAACGCGATCCGGCAGCACCGCGCGCCTGATTTCGCGCTTCCGGCCCCAAGCGCCGATCATAGCCACGAGTTACCGACTGGAAACGGTGCACTGGCTTAGCCTCGTTTGGGGCGTTCATCCGCTTTATAACCCGGAACCGCATGACAACTCCGATGATTTGATTGCCCGCTGCAAAAGCGAAGCGCTGAGCACCGGCTTGGTCAAAGCCGGCGACACCGTGCTGATCACCGCCGGCGTGCCGCCGAGCGAACAGAGCACGACGAATTTGATTAAGGTAGAAGTGATTTAA
- a CDS encoding Uma2 family endonuclease gives MAEVNMTVETPPRATYSFAAENAIPSERLPIEERTDVTVDELEKMSLPYPAELYNGKVVFKMANFAHGKIQTRIARELDLYLQQHPIGEVITETNFRLWPDRPGESRIPDIAFVKKERSPKNWYRFPDGAPDLAIEIIFPDERSEEMMDKVDEYLQQGSRMVWLVFPKKREVWTCASLNTYQRVRDVLTAPDLLPGFELPVGKIFEGIPVPD, from the coding sequence ATGGCCGAGGTGAATATGACGGTTGAAACGCCGCCGCGTGCGACCTATTCATTTGCCGCCGAAAACGCCATTCCTTCCGAACGTCTGCCCATCGAAGAACGCACGGACGTCACTGTTGATGAGCTGGAAAAAATGTCGCTGCCTTATCCGGCTGAACTTTATAACGGAAAGGTGGTTTTCAAGATGGCAAACTTTGCGCATGGAAAAATCCAAACAAGAATCGCCCGTGAGCTTGATCTCTATTTGCAACAGCATCCCATCGGCGAAGTGATTACCGAAACCAATTTTCGTCTTTGGCCGGATCGCCCCGGTGAGTCACGAATTCCCGACATTGCTTTCGTAAAAAAAGAACGCTCGCCGAAAAACTGGTATCGTTTTCCGGATGGCGCGCCAGATTTGGCTATTGAAATTATTTTTCCGGATGAGAGATCGGAAGAAATGATGGACAAAGTTGATGAATATCTTCAGCAGGGTAGCCGAATGGTTTGGCTGGTTTTTCCCAAAAAACGCGAGGTTTGGACGTGTGCTTCATTAAACACCTATCAACGGGTTCGCGATGTCTTGACCGCTCCCGATCTTCTCCCTGGATTTGAATTGCCCGTCGGCAAAATTTTCGAGGGCATTCCCGTGCCCGATTAA
- a CDS encoding DUF3536 domain-containing protein — MSKCLVIHGHFYQPPRENAWTEAIERQDSAQPYHDWNERINAESYRTNAFARILDQAGRITTIVNNYAHLSFNFGPTLLSWLERHGPAVYRRILEADKLSAARCSGHGNAIAQAYNHAILPLCNARDKITQVRWGLADFRYRFGREPEAMWLPETAVNDATLRVLIDHGMKFVILSPHQAKRVRPFFISKLEQPTTSDPDGRSQQPATPAGAASIEHPASSNAFHAGEWTGVEHGEIDTRQAYRWFDKDAAGNRLINRYLDIFFYHGGLSRGVSFEHLLRDAKNFSQRIDDCFSNNGSTPPELVSIATDGETYGHHERHGEMGLAYLLHIEAPQRHIRVTNYAEFLAENPPLMEVELKEGPNGEGTAWSCAHGLGRWSRHCGCRGDGPPEWNQEWRAPLRQALDNLRDELAGLTEEIGAPLLKDVWEARNDYIEVILRRTPESFDEFLAKHQKHPLSDSQRIDMINLMEMQRQTQLMYTSCGWFFTELSGIETVQVIQYAARALRLAENLSGRSYEERFLADLKKARSNMTEYKHGENVYKKLVKPSMVTFPRVVNTHAIRTLFAGAPAQERLYHYSIQRSDLVEKRTEQTTLMIGRVEVQSGVTTSKHTYAFALINHGAGEGVKCFVRRLDGPAGSLAGLAGWNYAEAREALIADFSKHEQQLIDMLPQRWGGEAFDLGAMLAEERQQVINILLEGRLSEISEFYARIYQQNRHQMLALRELGATLPAELSVPARHTLSRQLREEIMKLHNVTDPEAYKSCLEIARTARRLGLQLENRQPSQLFQDMIEQRLQHLFQNGTGQACKEIAELVDIADRLKLALDETSIQNHIFAILQQHLDGLIDRILAAPQIEQDYDCVSSFLNIAYRFNFNIKKYKDRLKPVEQAWSQDPRYWP; from the coding sequence ATGAGCAAATGTTTGGTCATTCACGGTCATTTTTACCAGCCGCCGCGCGAAAATGCGTGGACGGAAGCAATCGAGCGGCAGGACAGCGCGCAACCGTATCACGATTGGAATGAACGCATCAATGCCGAGAGCTACCGCACGAATGCGTTCGCGCGGATTCTCGATCAGGCCGGCCGCATCACCACCATCGTCAACAATTATGCGCACCTGAGTTTCAATTTCGGGCCGACGCTGCTGAGCTGGCTGGAACGCCACGGTCCGGCGGTTTATCGCCGCATTCTCGAAGCCGACAAACTGAGCGCGGCGCGCTGCAGCGGCCACGGCAACGCCATTGCCCAGGCTTACAATCACGCGATTTTGCCGCTGTGCAATGCGCGCGATAAGATCACGCAAGTGCGCTGGGGCCTGGCTGATTTTCGCTACCGCTTTGGCCGCGAGCCAGAGGCGATGTGGCTTCCCGAAACCGCGGTAAACGACGCGACGCTGCGCGTGCTCATCGATCACGGCATGAAGTTCGTCATTCTTTCGCCGCATCAAGCCAAGCGGGTTCGCCCTTTTTTTATTTCCAAGCTCGAGCAACCCACAACCAGCGACCCCGACGGGCGCAGCCAGCAACCAGCGACGCCGGCGGGCGCAGCCAGCATCGAGCATCCAGCATCCAGCAATGCCTTCCACGCCGGCGAGTGGACCGGCGTCGAACACGGCGAAATCGACACGCGACAGGCTTATCGCTGGTTTGACAAAGATGCCGCTGGTAATCGTCTCATCAATCGGTACCTCGATATTTTTTTCTACCATGGCGGGTTATCGCGTGGCGTCAGCTTCGAGCATCTGCTGCGCGACGCCAAAAACTTTTCACAGCGCATCGACGATTGCTTCAGCAATAACGGCTCGACCCCGCCGGAATTGGTTTCGATTGCGACCGACGGCGAAACCTACGGCCATCATGAGCGCCATGGTGAAATGGGCCTGGCGTATTTGCTGCATATCGAAGCGCCGCAGCGCCACATCCGCGTCACCAACTACGCCGAGTTTCTCGCGGAAAATCCGCCTTTGATGGAAGTCGAGCTGAAAGAAGGCCCGAACGGCGAGGGCACTGCCTGGAGCTGCGCGCACGGCCTCGGCCGCTGGAGCCGCCATTGCGGCTGCCGCGGCGACGGCCCACCGGAGTGGAATCAGGAATGGCGCGCTCCGCTGCGCCAGGCGCTCGACAATCTGCGTGATGAACTGGCCGGGCTTACTGAGGAAATCGGTGCGCCGCTGCTGAAGGACGTTTGGGAGGCGCGGAACGATTATATCGAGGTGATTCTCCGCCGCACCCCGGAAAGTTTCGACGAGTTTCTGGCGAAACATCAGAAGCATCCGCTTTCAGATTCCCAGCGCATCGACATGATCAACCTCATGGAAATGCAGCGCCAGACGCAACTGATGTACACCAGCTGCGGCTGGTTTTTCACCGAGCTTTCCGGCATCGAGACCGTGCAGGTGATTCAATATGCCGCGCGCGCGCTGCGCCTGGCCGAAAATCTCAGCGGCCGCTCGTATGAAGAGCGCTTTCTCGCTGATCTCAAGAAGGCGCGCAGCAACATGACGGAATACAAACACGGCGAAAATGTTTATAAAAAATTGGTCAAACCCTCCATGGTGACGTTTCCACGGGTGGTGAATACGCATGCCATTCGCACACTGTTTGCGGGCGCCCCGGCGCAGGAGCGGCTTTATCATTATTCGATTCAGCGCTCGGACCTGGTCGAGAAACGCACCGAACAGACGACGCTGATGATCGGCCGCGTCGAGGTGCAGTCCGGCGTGACCACCTCGAAGCACACGTATGCTTTCGCCTTGATCAATCACGGTGCCGGCGAAGGCGTCAAGTGTTTCGTGCGTCGGCTTGATGGTCCCGCCGGCAGCCTGGCCGGCCTGGCAGGCTGGAATTACGCCGAAGCGCGGGAGGCGTTGATCGCGGATTTTTCCAAGCACGAACAGCAACTTATCGACATGCTGCCACAGCGCTGGGGCGGCGAGGCGTTTGATTTGGGCGCCATGCTGGCCGAGGAGCGGCAACAGGTCATCAATATTTTGCTCGAAGGCCGCCTGTCGGAAATCAGCGAATTTTACGCGCGCATCTACCAGCAAAATCGCCACCAGATGCTGGCCTTGCGCGAACTTGGCGCCACCCTCCCCGCCGAGCTTTCGGTGCCGGCGCGCCACACGTTGAGCCGCCAGTTGCGCGAGGAAATCATGAAGCTGCACAATGTCACCGATCCGGAAGCCTACAAATCCTGTCTCGAAATCGCCCGCACCGCGCGCCGGCTCGGCCTGCAACTCGAAAACCGGCAGCCGTCGCAACTTTTTCAAGACATGATCGAGCAGCGCCTGCAACACCTGTTTCAAAACGGCACCGGCCAGGCTTGCAAGGAAATTGCCGAGCTGGTCGATATCGCCGATCGCTTGAAATTGGCGCTGGACGAAACCTCGATTCAGAACCACATTTTTGCGATTTTACAGCAGCATCTCGACGGTTTGATCGACCGCATTCTCGCCGCCCCGCAAATCGAGCAGGACTACGATTGTGTTTCAAGCTTTTTGAACATCGCTTATCGTTTCAATTTCAACATCAAAAAATATAAAGATCGCTTGAAGCCGGTCGAACAGGCCTGGAGCCAGGATCCGAGGTATTGGCCGTAA
- a CDS encoding beta-lactamase family protein, which translates to MKSFFRVLIVQFCIITIVFAQGLPVASPETVGLSSQRLKRLDAVLNEYVEKKQIAGAVALVVRKGKAAYFKSLGMQDVEAKTPMRNNTIFRIASMTKPVTSVAVMILYEEGRFMLNDPVSKYLPEFKDMMVLNPERATNGQTQADSLVPAKRPITIRHLLTHTSGLTYHWNDKLGGPYKKAGIAHGLGLHNETLAENMKRLAKQPLLFHPGDKYEYGLSVDVLGYLVEVVSGKSLDDFFKERIFAPLKMHDTHFFLPENKVSRLATAYQYSREKGLSKLPDVSAEGNLEFSPAYPYSGPQKFYSGGAGLCATISDYARFAQMLLNGGELEGVRILSRKSVELMTADFTAGLNPFMGFGLGFGIRRSLSEGGELGSIGTYGWSGFWNTRFIVDPKEQMFAIVMTQLYPYGAVDLIDKFAVMVYQSVSD; encoded by the coding sequence ATGAAATCCTTTTTTCGGGTGTTGATCGTTCAATTCTGCATCATCACGATCGTCTTCGCACAAGGACTGCCGGTGGCCTCGCCTGAAACCGTCGGGCTTTCCAGCCAGCGGTTGAAGCGATTGGACGCCGTTCTCAATGAATATGTCGAGAAAAAGCAAATCGCCGGTGCCGTGGCACTGGTGGTGCGCAAAGGCAAAGCGGCTTATTTCAAAAGCCTGGGCATGCAGGATGTCGAAGCCAAAACGCCGATGCGCAACAATACAATTTTCCGCATTGCTTCCATGACGAAACCGGTGACGAGCGTCGCGGTCATGATCCTTTATGAAGAAGGCCGTTTTATGCTCAACGACCCGGTTTCCAAATATCTTCCCGAGTTTAAAGACATGATGGTGCTCAACCCCGAGCGGGCGACGAACGGCCAGACGCAGGCTGATTCGCTCGTGCCGGCGAAACGACCAATCACCATTCGCCATCTGCTCACACATACCTCGGGCTTGACCTATCATTGGAACGATAAGTTGGGCGGGCCTTATAAAAAAGCCGGCATCGCGCACGGTCTCGGATTGCACAACGAGACGCTCGCCGAAAACATGAAGCGCCTGGCCAAGCAGCCGCTGTTGTTTCATCCGGGCGACAAATATGAATACGGACTTTCTGTTGACGTGTTAGGCTATCTCGTGGAAGTGGTGTCTGGCAAATCGCTTGATGATTTTTTCAAAGAGCGGATTTTCGCGCCGTTAAAAATGCATGACACGCATTTTTTTCTTCCCGAAAACAAAGTCTCGCGCCTGGCCACGGCTTATCAATACTCTCGTGAAAAGGGGTTGTCGAAGTTGCCTGATGTGAGTGCAGAAGGAAACCTGGAGTTTTCGCCGGCTTATCCCTACAGCGGGCCGCAGAAATTTTACTCCGGCGGCGCGGGTTTGTGCGCGACGATTTCGGATTACGCCCGTTTTGCGCAAATGCTGCTGAACGGCGGCGAGCTGGAAGGCGTGCGGATATTGAGCCGAAAATCCGTCGAACTGATGACGGCAGATTTTACGGCCGGCCTGAATCCTTTCATGGGTTTTGGGCTGGGGTTCGGAATCAGAAGATCGCTCAGTGAAGGCGGCGAGCTTGGCTCAATTGGCACCTATGGCTGGAGCGGCTTTTGGAATACGCGATTTATTGTCGATCCGAAAGAGCAGATGTTTGCTATTGTCATGACGCAACTGTATCCTTATGGCGCTGTGGATTTAATCGATAAGTTTGCCGTGATGGTTTATCAATCCGTATCAGATTAA
- a CDS encoding Gfo/Idh/MocA family oxidoreductase yields MRKIRWGVLSTARIGLQKVIPAMQQAEHCEIIAIASRHLAAAQKAAAPLGIPKVHGSYDELLHDPDVEAVYNPLPNHLHVPWSIKAIEAGKHVLCEKPLATRVSELKQLIDVAKAHPQIKVMEAFMYRQHPQWVKTRELAQSGKIGEARLLHSFISFFNNDPNNVRNKPDMGGGALFDIGCYSVSIPRFIFGAEPQRVCAYIEYDPNFKIDRLVSAILDFGPRTSTLTCSTQLARHQSATIFGTAGRIDLEIPLNPPLDRPAKIFLRRDSGTEEILIEASNQFTIQGEALSLAIINDAPVAVPLEDSLANMKVIEALFESARENSWIAIKNPN; encoded by the coding sequence ATGCGCAAAATCCGCTGGGGCGTTCTCAGCACCGCGAGAATCGGCCTGCAAAAAGTGATTCCGGCGATGCAGCAGGCCGAGCATTGTGAAATCATCGCCATCGCCTCACGCCATTTGGCCGCGGCACAAAAAGCTGCCGCGCCGCTTGGCATTCCGAAAGTTCATGGCTCTTATGATGAGTTGTTGCACGATCCGGACGTCGAGGCGGTCTATAACCCCCTGCCGAATCACCTGCACGTGCCGTGGTCGATCAAAGCCATCGAGGCCGGCAAGCATGTGCTCTGCGAAAAACCGCTGGCAACGCGCGTGAGCGAGTTAAAACAACTCATCGACGTGGCGAAGGCGCATCCGCAGATCAAAGTGATGGAAGCGTTCATGTATCGCCAGCATCCGCAGTGGGTGAAGACGCGTGAGCTGGCACAAAGCGGAAAAATCGGCGAGGCGCGCTTGCTGCACTCCTTCATTTCGTTTTTTAACAATGATCCCAACAACGTTCGCAACAAACCGGATATGGGCGGTGGCGCGTTGTTCGACATCGGCTGTTATTCGGTCTCGATTCCCCGCTTCATCTTCGGCGCCGAGCCACAACGAGTTTGCGCCTATATCGAGTACGATCCGAATTTTAAAATAGACCGACTGGTCTCCGCCATCCTCGACTTCGGACCTCGGACATCGACTCTCACCTGTTCCACACAATTGGCGCGGCATCAAAGCGCGACGATTTTCGGCACGGCAGGCCGGATTGATCTGGAGATTCCCTTGAATCCGCCTTTAGACCGGCCCGCAAAAATTTTTCTCCGGCGCGACAGTGGAACGGAAGAAATTCTCATCGAAGCGAGCAATCAGTTCACCATTCAAGGCGAGGCCTTGAGCCTGGCGATCATCAACGATGCGCCGGTGGCCGTGCCGCTCGAAGATTCGCTGGCGAATATGAAAGTGATCGAGGCGTTGTTTGAAAGCGCGAGAGAAAATTCCTGGATTGCAATAAAAAATCCCAACTGA